One genomic window of Anaerolineae bacterium includes the following:
- a CDS encoding Inosine-5'-monophosphate dehydrogenase: protein MKLRPDLGLTFDDVLLVPKRSSVVSRKQIDLSTWLTPQIQLAIPIVSANMDTVTESEMAIAMARAGGIGILHRFMTIQQQAEMVQRVKRAESFVVENPLTISPTATLEEARQKMLQADIGGLVVTDPEGRLLGILTTRDVLLAPDLEARVEQAMTPRERLIVASVDEPLSVSQQKLYKHRIEKLPLVDANDRVVGLVTAQDIIKLQEHPQATKDIKGRLRVGAAVGANPADLDRARACVAAEADVLVVDVAHGHLEIVIRMVQQLKKEFPAIPIIAGNVATAEGVHDLSMAGADAVKVGVGSGSICITRLVTGFGVPQLTAIADCAEAGVELGVPIIADGGIRNSGDITKALAAGASTVMLGSLLSGTKESPGATIFRNGQNYKVVRGMASLSANIARRKIDRQGEVDWEEWSDVVPEGVEAVVPYRGSLNEVLHQLLGGLRSGMSYCGATNLAELSEKAEFIRITHSSQIESGVHDVTVL, encoded by the coding sequence ATGAAATTACGCCCCGATCTTGGACTCACGTTTGATGATGTCCTTCTAGTCCCCAAACGATCCTCGGTCGTCAGCCGCAAGCAAATTGACCTATCCACCTGGCTCACCCCGCAAATCCAACTGGCAATTCCGATCGTCAGTGCCAATATGGATACGGTTACCGAAAGTGAGATGGCGATCGCCATGGCACGGGCTGGAGGCATCGGAATCCTGCATCGCTTTATGACCATCCAACAGCAAGCCGAGATGGTGCAACGAGTTAAACGCGCCGAGAGTTTTGTCGTCGAGAATCCGCTTACAATCTCTCCTACAGCCACACTCGAGGAAGCCCGCCAAAAAATGCTTCAAGCCGATATCGGCGGTTTGGTGGTAACCGATCCCGAAGGTAGATTATTAGGCATCCTCACAACCCGCGATGTCCTCCTTGCCCCTGACCTTGAAGCCAGGGTTGAACAAGCCATGACCCCGCGCGAACGTCTGATCGTGGCTTCAGTCGATGAGCCTTTATCCGTTTCACAACAGAAGCTTTATAAACATCGCATCGAAAAACTCCCGCTGGTTGACGCAAACGACCGGGTGGTGGGATTGGTAACCGCTCAAGACATTATCAAACTTCAAGAACACCCTCAGGCAACCAAGGACATCAAAGGACGCCTGCGCGTTGGGGCAGCGGTTGGCGCCAACCCAGCCGACCTTGACCGCGCCAGGGCTTGTGTTGCCGCTGAAGCGGATGTCCTGGTGGTAGACGTCGCTCATGGACATCTCGAAATCGTTATCCGCATGGTTCAACAATTGAAAAAGGAGTTCCCCGCCATCCCAATCATTGCCGGCAATGTCGCCACAGCTGAAGGTGTCCACGACTTGAGTATGGCTGGCGCAGATGCGGTAAAGGTCGGAGTGGGGTCGGGCTCCATCTGCATTACCCGTTTGGTGACCGGTTTTGGCGTTCCTCAATTAACGGCAATCGCCGATTGTGCCGAAGCCGGCGTCGAACTTGGCGTCCCAATCATCGCCGATGGTGGCATACGCAATTCGGGAGATATTACCAAAGCGCTGGCAGCCGGTGCAAGCACGGTCATGTTGGGCAGCTTGCTCAGCGGGACGAAAGAAAGCCCCGGCGCAACTATTTTCCGTAACGGGCAAAATTATAAAGTCGTGCGTGGCATGGCTTCCCTCTCAGCCAATATTGCGCGGCGAAAAATCGATCGTCAGGGTGAGGTGGATTGGGAAGAGTGGAGTGATGTCGTTCCCGAAGGGGTTGAAGCAGTCGTCCCCTACCGCGGCTCATTAAACGAGGTCTTACACCAGTTATTGGGCGGTTTAAGGTCAGGAATGAGTTATTGTGGCGCCACAAACCTTGCCGAGCTTAGCGAAAAAGCCGAGTTCATCCGTATCACCCATTCATCCCAAATTGAATCGGGCGTTCACGACGTTACGGTCTTATAG
- a CDS encoding Branched-chain amino acid transport ATP-binding protein LivG, translated as MALLEVKDMTHYFGGLRAVYNYNLSIERGEIRGLIGPNGAGKTTIFNLITGIYRPTEGTITLDGENIVGFQPYQIAAKGIGRTFQNLQLWRHMSVIDHVKLAQYSKIRYGLVGAFFGTPLRHRQEQEIEERALELLELVGIRHLADQIVTNLPYGAQRRVEMARALATDPKILFLDEPTVGMNPEELKEMMEIIRHVHQELGLAIFLIEHRMKVVMDLCERIQTLVFGEVVAEGTPDEIRNNPIVIEAYLGKEIET; from the coding sequence ATGGCGTTGCTTGAAGTCAAAGACATGACCCATTACTTTGGTGGATTACGGGCAGTTTACAACTATAACCTGTCCATCGAGAGAGGTGAAATTCGCGGCCTGATTGGTCCCAACGGTGCTGGGAAGACCACCATCTTTAATCTGATTACCGGAATTTATCGACCTACCGAAGGCACGATTACCTTAGATGGGGAAAACATTGTCGGATTCCAACCTTACCAAATTGCAGCCAAGGGCATAGGGCGTACTTTTCAGAACTTGCAATTATGGCGGCACATGAGTGTGATTGATCATGTAAAGCTTGCCCAATACTCAAAGATCCGTTACGGGTTAGTTGGTGCTTTTTTCGGTACCCCATTGCGTCATCGTCAAGAGCAGGAGATTGAAGAAAGAGCTTTGGAGCTTCTGGAATTGGTGGGTATACGTCACCTTGCGGATCAAATCGTGACCAATTTACCTTACGGAGCGCAACGGCGGGTCGAAATGGCGCGCGCCCTGGCAACGGATCCGAAAATCTTGTTTTTAGATGAACCCACTGTTGGCATGAACCCTGAAGAATTAAAAGAGATGATGGAGATCATTCGCCATGTTCATCAGGAATTGGGGCTTGCTATTTTCCTGATTGAACATCGCATGAAAGTGGTTATGGATTTGTGTGAGCGAATCCAGACACTGGTCTTTGGCGAGGTGGTTGCAGAAGGCACACCTGATGAGATTCGGAATAATCCCATCGTGATTGAAGCTTATCTGGGCAAGGAGATCGAGACCTGA
- a CDS encoding Prephenate and/or arogenate dehydrogenase (Prephenate and/or arogenate dehydrogenase (unknown specificity)) has translation MSGQLPLSLSNCRVLIVGLGLMGASLALALRGKCKALYGVDQNEDTCRLALMHEVVEAVWQDATQTRAVDMIILAVPVGQILCLLEKLNATIQTPTVIMDIGSTKTVICQKMGELAEQFDPIGGHPMCGKETLGIQSAEAAIYQGAPFALVPLARTSPYAKSLAEQLVTAIGSRVVWLDPATHDRMVAAVSHLPYLIASALTLSTPLELTSLIGPGFRSSTRLAATPTSMMLDVLKTNHLFILEAIERVELELSQLKTMLNQGAYEELNQRLNTAAEHLQKILQKG, from the coding sequence ATGAGTGGACAACTCCCCTTATCGCTCTCGAATTGCCGCGTTTTAATTGTCGGCTTAGGGTTGATGGGTGCCTCGCTAGCTCTGGCACTGCGGGGTAAATGCAAAGCCCTTTATGGTGTTGATCAAAATGAAGACACCTGCCGTTTGGCGCTGATGCATGAAGTGGTGGAAGCGGTCTGGCAAGATGCGACCCAAACCCGCGCCGTGGACATGATCATCCTGGCTGTGCCGGTCGGGCAAATCCTGTGCCTGTTAGAAAAACTCAATGCTACCATCCAAACACCCACGGTCATTATGGACATTGGTTCAACGAAAACGGTTATCTGCCAGAAGATGGGGGAATTGGCTGAACAGTTTGATCCAATTGGTGGACATCCGATGTGTGGCAAAGAAACTTTAGGAATCCAATCCGCCGAAGCTGCCATCTATCAGGGAGCCCCCTTTGCCTTGGTGCCATTGGCGCGAACCAGCCCATACGCAAAGTCGCTTGCCGAGCAATTGGTGACGGCAATTGGAAGTCGGGTGGTATGGTTGGACCCAGCAACACACGACCGCATGGTTGCTGCAGTCAGCCATTTGCCCTACCTCATCGCCAGCGCCTTAACGCTTAGCACACCTCTTGAGCTTACTTCACTCATCGGGCCGGGTTTCCGCAGCAGTACACGTTTGGCTGCCACACCGACCTCAATGATGTTGGATGTACTCAAAACCAATCATTTGTTTATCCTAGAAGCAATCGAGCGGGTTGAACTTGAGTTATCACAGTTAAAAACAATGCTGAATCAAGGAGCTTATGAGGAACTCAACCAACGACTGAATACTGCAGCGGAGCATCTGCAGAAAATTCTCCAGAAGGGATAA
- a CDS encoding Branched-chain amino acid transport ATP-binding protein LivF — protein sequence MLLSIENLRVSYDRIKALHGINFEVEEGEIVCIIGANGAGKSTTLRAISRLVPVEAGSKMTFAGKNLLDYPPDKVVSELGVSHVPEGRRLFGNLTVLENLRLAAFARKDYRAIEEDIERVFTIFPRLRERINQKAETLSGGEQQMLAVGRALVSAKRMMLLDEPSMGLAPLMMMSVFDVLKEINHRGTTILLVEQNARLALKFATRGYVLESGNLVLQGKSSELLANEEVKKAYLGG from the coding sequence ATGTTGCTATCTATAGAAAACTTGCGTGTATCCTACGATCGAATTAAAGCCTTACACGGCATCAACTTTGAAGTAGAAGAAGGGGAGATTGTCTGCATTATCGGCGCCAATGGAGCAGGAAAAAGTACCACTTTGCGGGCGATCTCCCGCCTTGTGCCGGTTGAAGCGGGGTCAAAGATGACCTTTGCAGGGAAGAATTTGCTGGATTATCCACCGGACAAGGTGGTTAGCGAGTTGGGAGTTTCGCATGTGCCCGAGGGAAGACGTTTATTTGGTAACCTGACGGTTCTCGAGAATCTGCGTCTGGCAGCTTTTGCGCGTAAGGATTATCGGGCGATTGAAGAGGATATTGAGCGCGTTTTTACCATCTTTCCTCGTTTAAGAGAACGGATTAACCAAAAGGCTGAAACCCTTAGCGGGGGAGAACAACAGATGTTGGCAGTTGGACGGGCGCTGGTCTCCGCCAAACGGATGATGCTTCTAGATGAACCTTCCATGGGTTTGGCACCGTTGATGATGATGAGCGTTTTCGATGTGTTGAAGGAGATCAATCACCGCGGCACGACGATTTTACTGGTAGAACAAAATGCCCGTTTAGCCCTTAAGTTTGCTACCCGAGGATATGTGTTAGAGAGCGGAAATCTGGTCTTGCAAGGCAAATCAAGCGAATTATTGGCAAACGAGGAAGTGAAAAAAGCATATTTAGGGGGATGA
- a CDS encoding DNA modification methyltransferase, which yields MIYIDPPFNTRKEQRRTQIRTVRSEEGDRVGFQGRRYQTIPITTKAYGDSFDDFLGFLEPRLREAYRLLAEHGSLYFHIDYREVHYCKILLDSIFGRRCFLNEIIWAYDFGGRSKKKWPPKHDNILFYVKNPKKYLFNYDEIDRIPYMAPNLVGPQKAKAGKTPTDTWWHTIVPTNGKEKTGYPTQKPLKILERIVSASSPRGGVVLDFFAGSGTTGEAARKLGRYFILIDNNIEAMRVMAKRFRDVEQIRWVGFDPHAEEQCDDRTEGIG from the coding sequence TTGATTTATATCGATCCCCCATTTAACACCCGTAAAGAGCAAAGGCGAACACAGATTCGCACAGTGCGATCAGAAGAGGGCGATCGGGTTGGTTTTCAGGGCAGGCGTTACCAGACCATTCCAATTACAACAAAGGCTTATGGGGACTCTTTTGATGATTTTCTGGGCTTTTTGGAGCCTCGCTTGCGAGAGGCTTATCGTTTATTAGCCGAGCATGGTTCCTTGTATTTTCACATTGATTATCGTGAAGTGCATTACTGTAAGATTTTGCTGGATTCGATCTTTGGCCGCCGGTGCTTCTTAAATGAGATTATCTGGGCTTATGATTTCGGAGGTCGGTCAAAGAAGAAATGGCCTCCAAAGCATGATAATATCCTGTTTTACGTCAAGAACCCCAAAAAATATCTCTTTAACTATGATGAGATTGATCGAATTCCTTACATGGCACCCAACCTGGTAGGGCCGCAAAAGGCAAAGGCAGGCAAGACGCCAACCGATACCTGGTGGCATACCATTGTGCCGACGAATGGAAAAGAAAAAACGGGTTATCCGACACAAAAGCCGCTGAAAATATTGGAGCGAATTGTAAGCGCCTCCAGTCCGAGAGGTGGCGTTGTTTTAGATTTCTTCGCCGGAAGCGGGACAACCGGCGAGGCTGCCCGAAAGCTGGGGAGATATTTTATATTAATTGACAACAATATCGAGGCGATGCGGGTCATGGCAAAACGCTTTCGAGATGTGGAACAAATCCGCTGGGTAGGGTTCGATCCTCACGCTGAGGAGCAATGCGACGACCGCACTGAGGGGATTGGTTGA
- a CDS encoding Alanine racemase — protein MAEPVRPYATWVEVDLQAIRDNVRWVVEQSGVAVMAIVKADGYGHGSVAVARAALQGGATWLGVARLEEALELRQAGFQTPILLLSYLSKAQMEYAIQSDLVITVWTAEQIEALEHHSSRLGRKAQVHLKIDSGMGRIGVLPQDAQTLARQLAHSKHLLWEGVFTHFARADENDPTATNQQLERFRFALEQMRAYFPPTLRIHAANSAAILTRQDALFDMVRLGIAMYGLHPSPTCPLPPSFKPALSWKTVLSHVKSLPPGEGISYGHIYTTRTTERIGTLPVGYADGFRRWQGNRVLIRGKKVPVIGRVCMDQCMVLLEEVPEAQAGDEVVIIGKQGEQQITAEEVASIWGTINYEVVCGIGKRVPRVYLNA, from the coding sequence ATGGCTGAACCTGTACGCCCTTATGCCACCTGGGTTGAGGTTGACCTGCAGGCAATTCGGGATAACGTCCGCTGGGTGGTCGAACAAAGCGGCGTTGCAGTTATGGCAATTGTCAAAGCGGATGGCTATGGGCATGGCAGCGTGGCAGTTGCCCGGGCTGCCTTGCAGGGAGGCGCCACCTGGCTTGGGGTCGCCCGCCTTGAAGAGGCTTTGGAGCTACGTCAGGCAGGTTTTCAGACCCCTATCTTACTGCTCAGCTACCTGTCAAAAGCGCAGATGGAATACGCCATTCAATCCGATTTAGTCATCACCGTGTGGACTGCCGAACAAATCGAGGCGCTTGAACACCATTCCAGTCGGCTGGGGCGCAAAGCTCAAGTCCACTTGAAAATCGATAGCGGTATGGGGCGCATTGGGGTTCTTCCCCAAGATGCTCAAACTCTTGCCCGTCAACTAGCCCACTCAAAACATTTGCTTTGGGAAGGGGTTTTTACCCATTTCGCCCGGGCGGATGAAAACGATCCAACCGCCACCAATCAGCAACTCGAGCGCTTTCGTTTCGCCTTAGAGCAAATGCGCGCCTATTTTCCGCCCACTTTGCGCATCCATGCGGCAAACTCGGCTGCCATACTAACCCGCCAGGACGCGCTTTTCGACATGGTGCGTCTGGGAATCGCCATGTACGGTTTGCACCCTTCCCCAACCTGCCCACTTCCACCCTCCTTCAAACCTGCCCTGAGTTGGAAGACTGTCCTCAGTCATGTCAAGAGCCTGCCGCCAGGCGAGGGAATCAGCTATGGGCACATCTACACCACCCGAACAACGGAACGCATCGGAACCTTACCTGTCGGCTATGCCGACGGTTTTCGCCGCTGGCAGGGAAACCGGGTACTGATCAGAGGTAAAAAAGTGCCGGTTATCGGGCGGGTATGCATGGATCAGTGTATGGTGCTGTTAGAAGAGGTGCCAGAAGCCCAGGCTGGCGACGAAGTGGTCATTATCGGGAAACAAGGCGAGCAGCAGATCACTGCCGAGGAAGTTGCCAGCATTTGGGGAACGATTAACTACGAGGTTGTTTGCGGCATCGGCAAACGCGTGCCTCGTGTTTACCTGAATGCCTGA
- a CDS encoding Shikimate 5-dehydrogenase I alpha, with translation MKPMDEMAYRFGLVGFPLTYSFSPIIHQVFLETCGEQGSYELIPIAVDAHTNERLRAVCARMRRGDYDGINVTIPHKQGVMACIDTLDEKARAVGAVNTLYRSGDVLIGTNTDVEGFLLDVGQKLSLAEAGTALILGAGGAARAVAWGLLKSGWQVWIAARRLEQAREIVCDLSTEESNQSRTPSQIRALSWQDGIELVMNGSSDIRLVINATPLGTKGLEEKSPLPAQFLLPEDTCFYDLVYNPPETAFMRLAREKGYQAWNGFGMLLWQAALAFECWTGYKISITPEIESKITSRIRASDD, from the coding sequence GTGAAACCGATGGATGAGATGGCTTATCGCTTTGGTCTGGTTGGCTTTCCCTTGACATATAGCTTCTCCCCCATCATTCATCAGGTTTTTTTAGAGACATGTGGAGAACAGGGAAGTTATGAATTGATCCCGATCGCCGTTGATGCCCACACGAACGAGCGCCTTCGAGCGGTATGCGCACGAATGCGCCGAGGGGATTACGATGGGATCAATGTGACCATCCCTCATAAACAGGGGGTTATGGCTTGTATTGATACACTGGATGAGAAAGCCAGGGCTGTTGGAGCAGTCAACACCCTCTACCGCAGCGGCGATGTCCTGATCGGAACGAATACGGATGTCGAAGGATTTTTACTGGATGTAGGGCAAAAGCTCTCCCTGGCAGAGGCAGGAACAGCGTTGATCCTCGGCGCCGGTGGAGCAGCTCGGGCAGTAGCATGGGGTCTGCTGAAAAGCGGATGGCAGGTCTGGATTGCTGCTCGTCGGCTCGAACAAGCCAGAGAAATCGTCTGCGATCTCTCGACTGAGGAAAGCAACCAATCAAGAACACCCTCTCAAATCAGAGCGCTTTCCTGGCAGGATGGGATCGAACTCGTGATGAATGGATCATCTGATATCCGTTTGGTGATCAATGCCACACCACTGGGAACCAAGGGGTTGGAGGAAAAATCCCCACTTCCAGCACAATTCCTGTTGCCTGAAGATACCTGTTTTTATGACCTGGTTTATAATCCTCCCGAAACAGCTTTTATGCGGCTGGCCCGTGAAAAAGGATACCAGGCCTGGAACGGCTTTGGTATGTTGCTCTGGCAAGCAGCCCTGGCCTTTGAATGCTGGACTGGATACAAGATCTCAATTACACCGGAAATCGAATCCAAAATTACTTCAAGGATAAGAGCAAGTGATGATTGA
- a CDS encoding LL-diaminopimelate aminotransferase, protein MIEAATRMQTQKTQFFAGLATRIAALEAQGKRVIRLDVGSPDLPPPASIVEALIQSAKRADVHGYQPHRGSEALLQAWAGMYQQVYGVEVDAKSEIVPLLGSKEGIFHITQAFVNPGDVVLIPDPGYLTYEAATRFAGGEVYRMPLLAENDYLVDFSTIPVEVAERAKIMWLNYPNNPTAATASREFFERALQFARRYNILVCHDAAYSQINFDGFHSPSIFEVDQAKETSVEFNTLSKSHNMAGWRVGAALGNAEVLKTLYTLKTQVDSGHFRPIMEAAVQAMTEDQGWLQERNQIYQRRRDLIVKALHQMGLAVRKPLASLYIWMPLPNGWHSEEFCQQLLEETQVSITPGSVFGKYGEGAARICFCLADDLIVEAMDRLGKWMAKL, encoded by the coding sequence ATGATTGAAGCTGCAACAAGAATGCAAACCCAAAAAACGCAATTCTTTGCCGGTTTGGCGACCCGCATTGCTGCTCTTGAAGCGCAGGGCAAGCGCGTGATTCGCTTAGATGTTGGTTCGCCCGATCTCCCGCCGCCGGCCTCAATTGTGGAGGCATTAATTCAATCGGCGAAACGGGCGGATGTGCATGGATATCAACCGCATCGCGGTAGCGAAGCCCTATTGCAAGCCTGGGCGGGGATGTATCAACAGGTCTATGGGGTTGAGGTTGATGCAAAGTCTGAGATTGTGCCTTTGTTAGGATCGAAGGAAGGCATTTTCCATATTACTCAGGCGTTCGTCAACCCCGGCGATGTGGTCTTGATCCCGGATCCTGGTTATCTTACTTATGAAGCGGCGACTCGCTTTGCCGGCGGCGAAGTTTACCGCATGCCTCTGCTAGCCGAAAACGATTATTTAGTGGACTTTTCAACGATCCCTGTGGAAGTTGCCGAGCGGGCAAAGATCATGTGGCTCAACTATCCTAACAACCCAACCGCAGCCACGGCTAGCCGAGAATTTTTCGAGCGCGCATTGCAATTTGCCCGAAGGTATAATATTCTGGTTTGTCATGACGCGGCCTATTCACAAATAAACTTCGATGGATTTCACTCACCTTCTATCTTTGAGGTTGATCAGGCGAAAGAGACTTCGGTTGAGTTCAACACGTTGTCGAAATCTCACAATATGGCCGGCTGGCGGGTGGGCGCAGCGCTGGGTAATGCAGAAGTGCTGAAGACTTTATATACCCTTAAGACCCAGGTGGACTCCGGTCACTTTCGCCCGATAATGGAAGCAGCCGTACAAGCCATGACGGAAGATCAGGGCTGGTTGCAGGAGCGCAATCAAATTTATCAACGGCGCCGTGATTTAATCGTCAAAGCCCTGCATCAGATGGGGCTGGCTGTACGCAAGCCTTTGGCATCTCTCTATATATGGATGCCCCTTCCCAACGGGTGGCATAGTGAGGAATTTTGTCAACAGTTGCTAGAGGAAACCCAGGTAAGCATCACCCCAGGCAGCGTATTTGGTAAATACGGAGAAGGTGCGGCACGCATCTGTTTTTGTCTCGCAGATGATTTGATCGTCGAAGCGATGGATCGGTTGGGGAAGTGGATGGCAAAGCTATGA
- a CDS encoding 5-Enolpyruvylshikimate-3-phosphate synthase, with the protein MRCIVKGGKPLRGKVNLPGDKSLSHRAILFAALAEGRSEIDNLLLAGVTQPMLAALTAFGVEWSLQEQHLTVVGEGLKGWKNPVGVIDCGNSATTMRLLAGAMAATNVNGVLDGSEGLRRRPMERIVQPLQKMGVMIHSTNGRAPLTLSCSQHPLRGMDHQLEVASAQVKSCLILAALVADRPTCIYEPGPSRDHTERMLGSMGVKIESIPPQRTGQNGYQTRVEPLSEPLKPLQMHLPGDISSAAFFIVGGLIAPDSEIEIENVGLNPTRCGLLEALGEMQAGLSIEGQQSQGGEPCGHLRVGSASLNATNVMGERVVRMIDEFPVFGVAAAYARGETVVADAQELRYKESDRIAMLCLELRKLGVEAIETQDGFRIIGKGSVKGGVVNAHGDHRLAMALMVAGLGSQEPIIVEGAEVVNESLPQFIPILRSLGADILCETDG; encoded by the coding sequence ATGAGATGCATCGTCAAAGGTGGAAAACCGCTCAGAGGAAAAGTCAATCTGCCAGGGGATAAATCGCTATCCCATCGTGCCATCCTTTTTGCTGCGCTGGCTGAAGGTAGAAGCGAAATCGATAATCTCCTGTTAGCTGGTGTGACCCAACCCATGCTGGCAGCCTTAACAGCTTTTGGGGTTGAGTGGTCTCTGCAGGAGCAACATCTGACAGTCGTTGGTGAAGGTTTAAAAGGATGGAAAAATCCGGTTGGGGTGATCGATTGTGGAAATTCAGCAACGACCATGCGCTTGCTGGCTGGAGCAATGGCGGCAACCAACGTCAACGGCGTTTTGGATGGCAGTGAAGGTTTAAGACGCCGCCCAATGGAGCGCATTGTCCAACCGCTTCAGAAAATGGGAGTGATGATCCATTCCACCAATGGTCGTGCACCCTTGACATTAAGCTGCTCCCAGCATCCTTTACGAGGTATGGATCATCAGCTTGAAGTAGCCAGCGCCCAGGTGAAATCCTGTTTGATTTTAGCTGCTTTAGTCGCCGATCGACCGACCTGCATTTACGAACCGGGTCCTTCTCGGGATCACACCGAGCGTATGTTGGGAAGTATGGGCGTGAAGATCGAGTCGATTCCACCCCAAAGGACGGGTCAAAATGGCTATCAGACCAGGGTAGAGCCGCTCTCTGAACCGTTGAAGCCCCTTCAGATGCATCTGCCAGGCGATATTTCATCGGCGGCTTTTTTTATTGTTGGCGGATTGATTGCTCCGGATTCGGAAATCGAGATCGAGAATGTTGGCTTGAATCCGACGCGCTGTGGATTGTTAGAGGCTTTAGGCGAAATGCAAGCCGGGCTTTCGATTGAAGGACAACAATCCCAGGGAGGGGAGCCCTGTGGTCATCTTCGCGTCGGGTCAGCCTCTCTAAATGCTACAAACGTGATGGGCGAGCGGGTGGTGCGCATGATCGATGAATTTCCGGTGTTTGGCGTGGCTGCCGCTTATGCTCGTGGAGAGACGGTCGTTGCCGATGCGCAGGAATTGCGGTATAAAGAATCCGATCGAATCGCAATGCTATGCCTGGAACTGAGAAAACTGGGCGTGGAAGCAATTGAAACGCAGGATGGCTTTCGGATTATTGGGAAGGGAAGTGTGAAGGGAGGCGTGGTAAATGCGCACGGCGATCATCGTCTGGCAATGGCGTTAATGGTTGCCGGACTTGGCTCGCAAGAGCCGATTATTGTCGAGGGTGCAGAAGTTGTCAACGAGTCTTTACCGCAGTTTATTCCGATCTTGCGCTCTTTAGGAGCAGACATTCTCTGTGAAACCGATGGATGA
- a CDS encoding 2-keto-3-deoxy-D-arabino-heptulosonate-7-phosphate synthase I beta has protein sequence MIIIMKAQATQSQIDGVVRRIEECGLRAHLSQGEERCIIGAIGDDRPILKDSFLLLDGVDQVLPILKPYKLASRDFQAVNTSFRLDGVTIGSNSIVIIAGPCSVEDRVQYIETAFAVREAGAHALRGGAYKPRTSPYSFQGLGEAGLEILAEARERTGMPVVTEVMSPEQVGLVTRYADVLQIGARNMQNYALLHAAGKSQHPVLIKRGMMATIEELLMAAEYVLSHGNRRVILCERGIRTFETATRNTTDINAIPVLKEATHLPVILDPSHSTGKWEYVTAIARAAVAAGADGLMIEVHPNPAEAKSDGAQSLKPERFAELVRQVRVIAEAVGRDLKASEHALVQ, from the coding sequence ATGATTATTATTATGAAAGCCCAGGCAACTCAATCCCAAATTGATGGAGTCGTGCGACGCATTGAAGAATGCGGTTTACGCGCTCATCTTTCCCAGGGCGAAGAGAGATGCATCATTGGAGCCATTGGAGATGATCGCCCAATCCTCAAGGACTCCTTCCTTTTACTGGATGGCGTTGATCAGGTCTTGCCGATCTTAAAACCATATAAATTAGCTTCCCGAGATTTTCAAGCGGTAAATACCAGCTTTCGCCTTGATGGGGTAACCATTGGGTCGAATTCCATCGTCATCATCGCCGGACCTTGTTCGGTAGAGGACCGCGTTCAATATATCGAGACTGCCTTCGCTGTTCGAGAAGCCGGTGCACATGCCCTTAGAGGTGGCGCGTATAAACCACGCACGTCACCTTACTCCTTCCAGGGCTTGGGTGAGGCTGGTCTGGAAATCTTAGCCGAAGCGCGTGAGCGTACCGGTATGCCGGTGGTGACCGAAGTGATGTCGCCGGAGCAGGTAGGACTGGTCACCAGATATGCCGATGTCTTGCAGATCGGGGCGCGCAATATGCAAAATTATGCTTTGTTACACGCGGCTGGCAAAAGCCAACATCCCGTGCTGATCAAACGGGGCATGATGGCAACCATTGAAGAATTGTTAATGGCTGCTGAGTATGTCCTATCGCATGGCAATCGGCGAGTTATTTTGTGTGAGCGAGGTATTCGCACCTTCGAGACTGCCACGCGCAATACTACCGATATTAATGCTATCCCGGTGCTTAAAGAAGCTACCCACTTGCCGGTCATTTTAGATCCAAGCCATAGCACCGGAAAATGGGAGTATGTAACGGCAATTGCCAGAGCCGCTGTTGCAGCCGGAGCCGATGGCTTAATGATTGAAGTACATCCCAACCCAGCCGAAGCAAAGTCCGATGGCGCTCAATCCTTGAAACCGGAGCGCTTCGCCGAATTGGTGCGTCAGGTTCGTGTGATTGCTGAAGCGGTCGGGCGGGATTTGAAAGCCTCGGAACATGCTCTGGTGCAATGA
- a CDS encoding Chorismate mutase II produces MALRGVRGAIVVDENTTDGILSAASQLLEAMIVANPSLSPDEIASCFFTVTPDLTAEYPAKAARQMGWIDVPLICAQEMAVPNGLKRCLRILIHWNTDLSPAEIQHVYLGEAAQLRPEWEFPRR; encoded by the coding sequence ATGGCTTTGCGTGGCGTTCGTGGAGCAATCGTCGTAGATGAAAACACAACCGATGGAATACTTTCGGCAGCCAGTCAGTTATTGGAGGCGATGATTGTTGCCAATCCCTCCCTGAGCCCTGACGAGATAGCCAGTTGCTTCTTTACGGTAACGCCGGATTTGACAGCCGAATACCCAGCCAAGGCAGCCAGACAAATGGGATGGATAGATGTACCTTTAATCTGCGCTCAAGAGATGGCTGTCCCGAATGGTTTGAAGCGCTGTTTGCGCATTTTGATTCATTGGAATACGGATTTAAGCCCCGCCGAGATTCAGCATGTTTATCTGGGTGAGGCTGCTCAATTGCGTCCTGAATGGGAATTTCCAAGGCGCTAA